A part of Rhinoderma darwinii isolate aRhiDar2 chromosome 1, aRhiDar2.hap1, whole genome shotgun sequence genomic DNA contains:
- the LOC142657127 gene encoding uncharacterized protein LOC142657127: MDKDRNEMSRRILNFTLDIIYLLSGEEYTIVKKTSGDCTTPIIHESGGWNSSPSHITEPPPYSRIHEKKILELIYKMTELLTGEVPIRCQDVTVYFSMEEWEYLEGHKDLYEEVMMENYRPRTSQDGFSRRNPPERCPSPLYSQDSPEQNHNVPGNPQGEDLTNIKVEDEAEEERVRGDQPCKSEVEEEIPGGVTTDRPSRRNPAERCPCPLYSQDCPAENHNVPENNQGDDVTNMKAEDDAEEKWVSDDQPYKSGVEEEIPEDVTTEDTSKNSEGNLMLSINYEVEDEDVKQQSSAENYIALNVQPGLHSKDLSYNSPNHEEPSPDESQIVTTSTAQEGGKRFQCGKQFTKISGLYKQRTIHTEEKPYSCSECGKYFTTKSNLVTHMRIHTGEKPYSCPECGKCFTQKSSLIKHMRIHTGEKPYSCSECGKNFAEKSNLVSHERSHTGETYSCSECGKCYTQKSHLVKHERSHTGEQPYACSECGKCFTDKSSLVKHGRSHTGENPYSCSECGKCFTVKSSLVTHKRIHTGEKPYSCSECGKCFREKTHLTLHERFHTGVKPYSCSECGKCFADKSSLVTHERIHTGVKPYSCSECGKCFTEKSNLVTHERSHTGEKPYSCSECGKSFTNKLSLVKHERSHTGENPYPCSECGKCFTVKSGLVAHKRIHTGVKPYSCSECGKCFRDKTHLTLHERIHTGEKPYSCSECGKCFTDKAYLVIHERSHTGVKPYSCSECGKCFREKSYLVIHERSHTGDKPFSCLNCGKCFALKSSLAEHERIHTGEKPYSCSECGKCFTQKSSLVKHEKIHTGVKPYSCSECGKCFRYKTGLTLHERIHTGVKPYSCSECGKCFAVKSSLVIHERSHTGEKLY, translated from the exons atggacaaggacaggaatgagatgagcagaagaatattaaacTTCACCTTGGACATCATCTACCtactgagcggagag gagtacacaatagtgaagaagacatcgggtgactgtacgactcccatcatccatgagtcaggaggatggaacaGTAGTCCGAGccacatcacagagcctcccccttactcccggatacatgagaagaagatcttagaactgatctacaagatgactgagctgctgactggagag gttcctataaggtgtcaggatgtcactgtctatttctccatggaggagtgggagtatctagaaggacacaaggatctgtacgaggaggtcatgatggagaactaccggccgcgcacatcacaag atggattcaGTagaagaaatccaccagagagatgtcccagtcctctgtattcccaggactctcCAGagcaaaatcacaatgtcccagggaATCCTCAG ggggaagatctgactaatattaaagtggaggatgaagcagaagaagagcgggtgaggggcgatcaaccgtgtaagagtgaagttgaggaggaaattccaggaggtgttaccacag atagacccagtaggagaaatccagcagagagatgtccctgtcctctgtattcccaggattgTCCagcggaaaatcacaatgtcccagagaataatcag ggggatgaTGTGACTAATATGAAAGCGGAGGATGATGCAGAAGAAAAATGGGTGAGCGACGATCAACCGTATAAGAGtggagtggaggaggaaattccagaagatgttaccacag aagataccagtaagaactctgagggaaacTTAATGCTTTCAATAAATTatgaagtagaagatgaagatgtCAAGCAGCAATCTTCAGCAGAAAACTACATTGCCCTTAATGTACAGCCAGGACTTCACAGTAAAGATCTATCATATAATTCCCCTAATCATGAGGAACCTTCTCCTGACgaatcacagattgttaccacaagtacagctcaggaagggggtaaaaggtttcaatgtggtaaacaGTTCACAAAAATTTCAGGTCTTTATAAGCAAAGAACAATTCATACagaagagaagccgtattcatgttcagaatgtgggaaatattttacaactaaatcaaatcttgttacacatatgagaattcacacaggagagaaaccatattcatgtccagaatgtgggaaatgttttactcaAAAATCAAGTCTTATCAAACAtatgagaattcacacaggagagaagccatattcgtgttcagaatgtggaaaaaattttgcagaaaaatcaaatcttgtttcacatgagagaagtcacacaggagagacatattcatgttcagaatgtgggaaatgttatacacaaaaatcacatctagttaaacatgagagaagtcacacaggagagcaaCCATatgcatgttcagaatgtgggaaatgttttacagataaatcaagtcttgttaaacatgggagaagtcacacaggagagaatccgtattcatgttcagaatgtgggaaatgttttacagtaaaatcaagtcttgttacacataagagaattcacacaggagagaaaccatattcatgttcagaatgtgggaagtgctTTAGAGAGAAAACACATCTTACTTTACATGAGAGATTTCACACAGGAgtaaaaccatattcatgttcagaatgtgggaaatgttttgcagaTAAATCcagtcttgttacacatgagagaattcacacaggagtgaagccgtattcatgttcagaatgtgggaaatgttttacagaaaaatcaaatcttgttacacatgagagaagtcacacaggagagaaaccatattcatgttcagaatgtgggaaaagttTTACAAATAAActaagtcttgttaaacatgagagaagtcacacaggagagaatccgtatccatgttcagaatgtgggaaatgctttacaGTAAAATCAGGTCTTGTTGCacataagagaattcacacaggagtgaagccatattcatgttcagaatgtgggaagtgctTTAGAGATAAAACACATCTTActttacatgagagaattcacacaggagagaagccatattcatgttcagaatgtggaaaatgttttacagataaagcatatcttgttatacatgagagaagtcacacaggagtgaagccgtattcatgttcagaatgtgggaaatgttttagagAAAAATCAtaccttgttatacatgagagaagtcacacaggagacaaACCATTTTCATGTTTAaattgtgggaaatgttttgcactAAAATCGAGTCTTGCtgaacatgagagaattcacacgggagagaagccatattcatgttcagaatgcgggaaatgttttacgcaaaaatcaagtcttgttaaacatgagaaaaTTCACACAGGagtgaagccgtattcatgttcagaatgtgggaagtgctTTAGATATAAAACAGGTCTTActttacatgagagaattcacacaggagtaaaaccatattcatgttcagaatgtgggaaatgttttgcagttaaatcaagtcttgttatacatgaaagaagtcacacaggggagaagctgtattaa